From the Shewanella amazonensis SB2B genome, one window contains:
- a CDS encoding GGDEF domain-containing protein, with protein sequence MVNLNGVLNISNLSRALLIRILFFSGFFTLLITSFQLYSDYQRGVLDIQREAELSIKQTEESLAAAVFELYDVRVESILDSINSFNAFAEVTLIVDSKLPGYNSINYVVTKKWSEDAIKKEYSKELTYKALNIKIGKINYKLNSSPLKEKIFSQAWTILLSQFIKTIFVSAFILHIFQKFVIKHLAEISTWLNNFKPDTSYNPKNIDLESDSSNEMTKLKSAILEMGQQVYRHTIELESMVALRTAELEKLAYTDGLTGIANRSAFFSRAEAELRKSHRLSYDVGILMLDLDHFKSINDTFGHEAGDNVLKLVADTISTCLREIDMFGRVGGEEFAILVPGTDKFGMQALAERLKSAVSNTDVSFLDAEKKISVSIGYTKIYPNESLKSALKRADENLYSAKRNGRNCYVTEIDFLPKVVNQTD encoded by the coding sequence ATGGTTAACTTAAATGGAGTGCTGAATATCAGCAATCTCTCTCGAGCTTTGTTAATTAGGATATTGTTTTTCAGCGGATTCTTTACTCTACTGATTACGTCATTTCAGCTCTACTCTGACTATCAGCGTGGAGTATTAGATATCCAGCGTGAGGCAGAACTATCTATCAAACAAACAGAGGAGTCTCTGGCAGCTGCAGTTTTTGAGTTGTATGATGTTCGAGTTGAAAGCATATTGGATTCCATAAACAGCTTTAATGCTTTCGCTGAAGTAACGTTGATAGTTGACAGCAAACTCCCCGGCTACAATTCAATAAATTATGTAGTTACAAAAAAATGGAGCGAAGATGCCATAAAAAAAGAGTACAGCAAAGAATTAACATACAAAGCACTAAATATTAAGATTGGGAAAATAAATTACAAGCTCAACTCATCTCCTTTGAAAGAAAAAATATTTAGTCAAGCATGGACAATTTTACTATCTCAGTTCATTAAGACTATTTTTGTTTCAGCATTCATCCTTCATATTTTTCAAAAGTTTGTCATAAAACATCTCGCTGAGATTTCTACATGGTTAAACAATTTCAAACCTGACACCTCATATAACCCTAAAAATATCGATTTAGAGTCAGATAGTAGCAACGAGATGACAAAACTCAAATCTGCTATTCTTGAAATGGGGCAACAAGTATATAGACATACCATCGAACTCGAAAGCATGGTTGCATTGAGAACGGCCGAACTGGAAAAACTCGCATATACTGATGGCCTGACAGGAATTGCGAATAGGTCAGCATTTTTTAGCAGAGCCGAAGCAGAATTACGCAAATCTCATCGATTATCCTACGATGTGGGAATATTGATGTTAGATTTAGACCATTTTAAATCTATTAATGATACCTTCGGCCACGAAGCCGGAGACAATGTATTAAAATTAGTTGCCGATACAATCAGTACTTGTCTACGTGAGATAGACATGTTTGGAAGAGTTGGTGGTGAGGAGTTTGCGATTTTAGTTCCTGGTACAGATAAATTTGGCATGCAAGCCTTAGCAGAACGCCTGAAAAGCGCAGTATCGAATACCGATGTATCCTTTTTAGACGCCGAGAAAAAGATATCAGTAAGCATTGGCTACACCAAAATTTATCCTAATGAATCATTAAAATCTGCACTAAAGAGAGCTGACGAGAATCTATATTCGGCAAAAAGAAATGGCAGAAATTGCTATGTAACAGAGATAGATTTTTTACCCAAGGTAGTAAACCAAACAGATTGA
- a CDS encoding cytochrome b/b6 domain-containing protein has protein sequence MNGNPSGNGLQRVWLKLQPKLHLMVLLPLLPVLVSAPFLLLGRRLRDNASVWDVLHVYLGLLLVPISLLLLISCVTQGRWRQFFPLWGSDALRQDIKALASAKLPKGGGSGLFSLLEGLCALVLVAVALTGLGWYVTEGSAEALSWRAWHKDLAIGFVVLLALHVLAALSHLLDFFRQ, from the coding sequence ATGAATGGCAATCCCAGTGGTAATGGCTTGCAACGAGTGTGGCTGAAACTGCAACCCAAGTTGCATCTGATGGTGCTGCTGCCCCTATTACCTGTGCTGGTATCGGCGCCATTTTTATTGCTGGGCCGCAGGCTCAGGGACAATGCCTCTGTCTGGGATGTGCTGCACGTGTATTTGGGGCTCTTGCTGGTGCCCATCTCCTTGCTGCTGCTGATTTCCTGTGTGACGCAGGGGCGATGGCGGCAGTTTTTTCCGCTGTGGGGCAGTGACGCCCTGCGTCAGGACATCAAAGCACTGGCCTCGGCCAAACTGCCCAAGGGCGGCGGCAGTGGGCTGTTCAGCCTGCTCGAAGGGCTTTGTGCGCTTGTATTGGTGGCCGTTGCCCTGACCGGGCTGGGATGGTATGTCACCGAAGGCAGCGCTGAGGCCTTAAGCTGGCGGGCCTGGCACAAAGACCTTGCCATCGGGTTTGTGGTGCTGTTGGCGCTGCACGTTCTGGCGGCCCTTTCTCACCTTTTGGACTTTTTCCGTCAATAA
- a CDS encoding aspartate/glutamate racemase family protein — MKTIGLLGGMSWESSLNYYKAINEGVKARLGGLHSAKILMYSVNFAEIEQLQHQGDWSTCATILTDAAKSIESAGADFLLICTNTMHKVAPEIDANIGIPILHIADATAERLKSDGIDRVGLLGTRFTMEQDFYKSRLIERYGIEVLVPNAAERELVHDVIYNELCLGKIKPKSREVYLAIIDSLANAGAEAIILGCTEIALLVEQNHTHIKLYDTTQIHAEQAVAKALE; from the coding sequence ATCAAAACCATCGGCTTGCTGGGCGGCATGAGCTGGGAATCCAGTCTCAACTACTACAAAGCAATCAACGAAGGTGTTAAAGCCAGACTCGGTGGTCTGCACTCTGCAAAAATTTTGATGTATTCAGTTAACTTTGCCGAGATAGAGCAACTCCAGCATCAAGGAGATTGGTCAACATGTGCCACGATTCTGACTGACGCTGCCAAATCCATAGAGTCCGCAGGGGCAGACTTTCTGCTTATATGCACCAATACTATGCACAAGGTAGCACCAGAGATTGATGCCAATATAGGCATTCCCATTCTGCATATTGCCGATGCAACAGCGGAGCGGCTTAAATCGGACGGAATTGACAGAGTCGGGTTACTGGGCACCCGCTTCACCATGGAACAGGACTTCTACAAATCCCGGCTAATCGAGCGCTATGGCATCGAAGTACTGGTGCCAAATGCGGCTGAGCGAGAACTTGTGCACGATGTGATTTATAACGAACTCTGTCTTGGCAAGATAAAACCAAAATCCCGCGAGGTGTATCTGGCCATCATTGACTCGCTTGCGAATGCTGGTGCCGAAGCCATCATCCTCGGCTGCACCGAAATCGCCCTTTTGGTAGAGCAGAACCACACTCACATCAAACTATACGACACAACCCAAATACATGCAGAGCAAGCAGTAGCTAAGGCGCTTGAATAA
- a CDS encoding MFS transporter, producing the protein MLSGSEGQQAQRLLLWMTFIMSMVFAVWQALLNNFVIERAHFSGAEIGMLQSLREVPGFLAFTAIFVLLIIREQSFALLSLLVMSIGVAITGFLPSVMGLYFTTVLMSVGFHYYETLNQSLTLQWVDKEHTAGFMGKALSWKAAAALGGYGSIWLLMTVFKLDYVWMYAFVGGMGCLMTLGLWRHFPRFDTGEVQHKKVILRRRYWLYYLLTFFSGARRQIFVVFAGFMMVEKFHYSVSEITALFLINYVINLLFAPAIGRLIGRIGERNALCLEYVGLIGVFVSYALVENAHFAAALYVIDHLLFAMAIAMKTYFQKIADRPDIAASMSVSFTINHIAAVVIPVLLGYLWLESNAAVFYIGAAMAVCSLMLSLNVPRHPAPGNEVLFPAKALTQRPDAAQ; encoded by the coding sequence ATGCTTTCAGGGAGTGAGGGACAACAGGCCCAACGGCTGCTGCTTTGGATGACATTTATTATGTCCATGGTGTTTGCCGTGTGGCAGGCGCTGCTGAACAACTTTGTTATCGAACGGGCGCATTTCAGCGGTGCTGAAATCGGCATGTTGCAAAGCCTCAGGGAAGTGCCCGGATTTCTGGCGTTTACCGCCATCTTTGTATTGCTGATTATCCGCGAGCAATCCTTTGCCCTCTTGTCTTTGTTGGTGATGAGTATTGGCGTTGCCATCACCGGCTTTTTACCCTCGGTCATGGGGCTTTACTTCACCACTGTGCTCATGTCGGTGGGCTTTCACTACTACGAGACCCTCAACCAATCCCTCACCCTGCAATGGGTCGACAAAGAACACACCGCCGGTTTTATGGGCAAGGCCCTGTCGTGGAAGGCCGCTGCAGCCCTCGGCGGCTATGGCAGCATTTGGCTGCTGATGACAGTCTTCAAGCTCGATTATGTGTGGATGTACGCCTTCGTCGGTGGCATGGGTTGCCTGATGACGCTGGGGCTGTGGCGCCACTTTCCCCGCTTCGATACGGGAGAGGTGCAGCATAAGAAGGTGATATTGCGCCGCCGCTACTGGCTCTACTATTTACTGACCTTTTTCTCCGGCGCCAGACGGCAAATTTTCGTGGTGTTTGCCGGCTTTATGATGGTGGAGAAGTTCCATTACAGTGTCAGCGAAATCACCGCGCTGTTTTTGATTAACTACGTCATCAATCTCCTCTTTGCCCCCGCCATTGGCCGCCTGATTGGCCGCATCGGCGAGCGCAATGCGCTGTGCCTGGAATACGTTGGCCTGATTGGGGTATTTGTAAGCTACGCCCTGGTGGAAAACGCCCACTTTGCCGCGGCCCTGTATGTGATTGACCATCTGCTGTTTGCCATGGCCATTGCCATGAAAACCTATTTCCAGAAGATTGCCGACCGCCCTGATATCGCCGCCAGCATGTCGGTCAGCTTTACCATCAATCATATTGCCGCCGTGGTGATCCCTGTGCTTTTGGGCTACCTGTGGCTAGAGTCCAACGCGGCCGTGTTTTATATCGGCGCCGCCATGGCCGTTTGCTCGCTGATGCTGTCGCTGAACGTCCCAAGGCATCCCGCCCCCGGCAATGAAGTCTTGTTTCCAGCCAAGGCCCTGACACAACGACCTGACGCAGCGCAGTGA
- the cysC gene encoding adenylyl-sulfate kinase codes for MNHIVWHQHAITHSERAAQKGHRGAILWFTGLSGAGKSTLAGALEAELFRRGLHSYLLDGDNVRHGLCKDLGFSLEDRRENIRRVGEVAKLMLDAGLLVLSAFVSPQRAERDLVRALVGEGEFIEVHVATPLTVCESRDPKGLYQKARAGEIKDFTGISSPYEAPVSAELVIDTSEGDLDSQVAKLVDYLISGGYIPA; via the coding sequence ATGAATCATATTGTGTGGCACCAACACGCCATCACCCACAGCGAACGCGCAGCGCAAAAGGGCCATCGCGGTGCCATCCTCTGGTTTACCGGGCTCTCTGGCGCTGGCAAGAGCACACTCGCCGGTGCTTTGGAAGCCGAATTGTTTCGCCGCGGATTGCACTCGTATCTTTTGGATGGCGATAACGTGCGCCACGGCCTGTGTAAAGACTTGGGCTTCAGCCTCGAAGACCGACGGGAGAACATACGCCGCGTAGGCGAAGTGGCCAAATTGATGCTGGATGCGGGGCTTTTGGTGCTCTCGGCCTTCGTTTCGCCCCAGCGAGCCGAGCGCGACCTGGTGCGTGCTTTGGTGGGAGAGGGGGAGTTTATTGAGGTGCATGTGGCAACGCCGCTTACCGTGTGTGAATCCCGCGATCCCAAGGGCCTTTACCAGAAGGCCCGGGCTGGAGAGATTAAAGATTTTACTGGGATTTCTTCGCCTTATGAGGCACCTGTGAGTGCGGAGTTGGTGATTGATACCAGTGAGGGCGATCTGGATTCTCAGGTGGCGAAGCTGGTGGATTATTTGATTAGTGGTGGATATATTCCTGCCTGA
- a CDS encoding TIGR03899 family protein, producing MSNTDSEPEFSLTSANSQSDTSARRKALLLGRILGLASEEGYRPSNVSVAERAAHRARKMAAQHQANVESIYTLALKHTPSDIVGADPDPDWLYQFFQMAEQIHNRRMQELWARILAKELTEPGNFSLRTLETLRRLTWREAQTLEKALAVAVRVGSDDRLKILSGFRVTGGIGQLFRKSSSVTLPLSQFGLPYSALVTLMDLGILHSSEFETGELDPKRSFSLILPKTELKLTPKHGHLLLSYYRFSTVGDELAHLVRPHTESNFGPALKGMLAKDFDVT from the coding sequence ATGAGTAACACCGACAGCGAGCCGGAATTCAGCCTGACCTCAGCCAATAGCCAGAGCGACACCTCAGCCAGACGCAAGGCCTTATTACTCGGGCGTATACTGGGGCTTGCCAGCGAAGAGGGCTATCGTCCATCCAATGTGTCGGTGGCAGAACGGGCGGCGCACCGGGCCCGCAAAATGGCGGCTCAGCATCAGGCCAACGTAGAGTCTATTTACACCCTGGCGCTCAAGCACACGCCATCTGACATAGTCGGCGCCGACCCTGACCCCGACTGGCTGTATCAGTTTTTTCAGATGGCCGAGCAAATCCATAACCGCCGTATGCAAGAGTTGTGGGCCCGCATATTGGCTAAAGAGCTGACCGAGCCGGGCAACTTCAGCTTAAGAACCCTGGAAACCTTAAGACGCCTCACCTGGCGCGAGGCTCAGACACTGGAAAAGGCCCTCGCCGTGGCCGTGCGCGTGGGCAGCGACGACCGGCTGAAAATTCTTTCCGGTTTCCGGGTCACCGGCGGTATAGGCCAGCTGTTTCGTAAATCCTCTTCTGTTACCCTGCCCTTATCCCAATTCGGCCTGCCCTACTCGGCTCTGGTCACCCTGATGGATTTGGGCATATTGCACAGCAGCGAATTTGAAACCGGCGAGCTGGACCCCAAACGCAGCTTCTCGCTGATACTGCCCAAAACCGAGCTTAAGCTCACCCCCAAACACGGCCATCTGCTGCTGTCTTACTACCGTTTTTCCACCGTGGGCGATGAGCTGGCCCATCTGGTACGCCCCCACACGGAGTCCAACTTCGGCCCTGCCCTCAAGGGCATGCTCGCCAAGGACTTTGATGTGACCTGA
- a CDS encoding SLC13 family permease: MTLEQYWVIGMVLTLVGTLVCTRLPASWVFAAVALLSYVSNSLSLNELSASFTDSSLLTLVLLLLASVALEKTRLISWVGVQLSRGGLRTVLTKLWFSTSVLSSFTANTAVVASLIGAIKRNQRYAPSKLMLPMAFAATFGGTLTLIGTSTNLVINSFLDRAGLPLLQFFTTTGVAIGVVLAGMLVLWLIADRLPITEKAEDEQNLPYFLEARIAAGSILIGKTVSDAGLRHLRKLYLAEIQRVIGDEKTTIIPVTPEEVLQQGDVLLFAGDMESVAVLQEIAGLTLYGHHTMNGQSLAEAIISHSSSLNGVSLKDAQFRERFDAVVVAVRRGHERLRGGLGTIELQAGDALLLVPGKQFGDASQRLDKEFLLVNGVDSATRLSPRRSAWVLASFAAVIGLAMFNVLPLLKGLTLFVAGLLLTQVVTLSELKRRFPIDIVLIVGGALALSQAMGNSGISKLLADELTAGFSGVHYFFVMAGVYLLTLFLTELMSNNAAAALVCPIAISLAQGLGIDPMPFIMAVLFGASASFISPWGYQTNLLVFTVGNYRLKQYVGVGIPMAIAYTFAVLALIPLMFPFHSL; encoded by the coding sequence ATGACGCTGGAGCAATATTGGGTAATAGGCATGGTACTGACGCTGGTCGGTACCCTTGTCTGTACCCGCTTGCCGGCATCCTGGGTGTTTGCCGCAGTCGCACTCTTATCCTACGTCTCCAACTCACTGAGTTTGAACGAGTTGTCTGCCTCATTTACCGACTCATCCCTGCTGACGCTGGTGCTCTTGCTGCTGGCCTCGGTGGCGTTGGAAAAGACCCGCCTTATCAGCTGGGTCGGGGTGCAGTTAAGTCGTGGCGGCCTGCGCACTGTGCTTACCAAGCTGTGGTTTTCTACCTCGGTGCTGTCATCCTTCACCGCCAATACGGCTGTGGTGGCAAGCCTGATTGGTGCCATCAAGCGCAACCAGCGTTATGCTCCTTCCAAGCTGATGTTGCCCATGGCCTTTGCGGCCACCTTTGGCGGTACTCTGACCCTGATTGGTACGTCCACCAATCTGGTGATCAACAGTTTTTTGGATCGCGCCGGTCTGCCGCTGTTGCAGTTTTTTACCACCACTGGGGTGGCCATAGGTGTGGTGCTGGCGGGTATGCTGGTGCTGTGGCTGATTGCCGACCGCCTGCCCATTACCGAAAAAGCCGAAGATGAGCAGAACCTGCCGTATTTCCTCGAGGCGCGTATTGCCGCGGGCTCTATTCTGATTGGCAAAACCGTGAGTGATGCGGGCCTCAGGCATTTGCGCAAGCTGTATTTGGCCGAAATTCAGCGTGTTATCGGTGATGAAAAAACCACTATTATTCCGGTCACCCCCGAAGAGGTGCTCCAGCAAGGCGATGTGCTTTTGTTTGCCGGTGATATGGAGTCGGTGGCCGTACTGCAGGAAATCGCCGGTCTGACCCTTTATGGCCATCACACCATGAACGGTCAGAGTCTGGCCGAGGCCATTATCAGTCACTCTTCCAGCCTCAATGGTGTAAGCCTGAAGGACGCCCAGTTCCGTGAGCGTTTCGATGCCGTAGTGGTGGCGGTGCGCCGCGGCCACGAGCGTCTGCGCGGTGGCCTGGGCACTATCGAATTACAGGCCGGGGATGCCCTGTTGCTGGTACCCGGCAAGCAGTTTGGCGATGCATCCCAGCGGCTCGATAAAGAATTTTTGCTGGTGAACGGCGTGGATTCGGCCACCCGTTTGTCACCCCGTCGCAGTGCCTGGGTGCTGGCAAGCTTTGCCGCTGTGATAGGTCTTGCCATGTTCAATGTGCTGCCGCTCCTAAAGGGGCTGACATTGTTCGTGGCAGGTTTGCTGTTGACTCAGGTGGTGACCCTGTCTGAGCTTAAGCGCCGCTTTCCCATCGACATAGTGCTGATTGTGGGCGGGGCACTGGCGCTGTCACAGGCCATGGGGAACAGTGGCATTTCCAAACTGCTGGCCGATGAGCTGACTGCAGGTTTCAGCGGTGTACACTATTTCTTTGTGATGGCGGGGGTATACCTGCTGACACTCTTTTTAACTGAGCTGATGTCCAATAATGCCGCAGCAGCCTTGGTGTGCCCCATTGCCATCAGCCTCGCGCAGGGCCTTGGCATAGACCCCATGCCCTTTATCATGGCGGTGCTTTTTGGTGCCAGTGCCAGCTTTATCAGCCCCTGGGGCTACCAAACCAACCTCTTGGTATTCACCGTGGGCAATTATCGATTAAAACAATATGTTGGCGTTGGGATCCCCATGGCAATTGCCTACACCTTCGCGGTGCTGGCGTTGATCCCCCTGATGTTCCCGTTCCACAGCCTGTAA
- the hemG gene encoding menaquinone-dependent protoporphyrinogen IX dehydrogenase, with protein sequence MSKTLILFSTVHGQTRKICDRIAEVMRGLDHEVTLMPLDQAPSLEGFDKVVLGASIRHGKHNSAVYQFIEQNLDALRSRAGAFFSVSLVARKQAKNTAATNPYMQDFLAKSPWRPELLEVFGGNLHYQGYSAMDRNIIRFIMWLTKGPTDPNTKVEYTDWQKVDRFSREIASMEILSR encoded by the coding sequence GTGAGCAAAACTCTTATTCTTTTTTCCACCGTCCATGGTCAGACCCGCAAGATTTGCGATCGCATTGCCGAGGTGATGCGCGGCCTTGACCACGAGGTGACCCTGATGCCTCTGGATCAGGCGCCGAGTCTGGAGGGATTCGACAAGGTAGTGTTGGGGGCCAGCATTCGCCATGGCAAACACAACAGCGCCGTGTACCAGTTTATCGAGCAAAATCTGGACGCGCTGCGAAGCCGTGCCGGTGCCTTTTTCTCTGTCAGTCTGGTGGCCCGAAAGCAAGCCAAGAATACGGCGGCCACCAATCCCTATATGCAGGACTTTTTAGCTAAATCTCCCTGGCGCCCTGAGTTGCTGGAGGTATTTGGCGGTAACCTGCATTATCAGGGCTATAGCGCCATGGATAGAAATATCATCAGATTTATCATGTGGTTGACCAAGGGACCAACCGACCCCAATACCAAGGTGGAGTACACCGACTGGCAAAAAGTTGATAGGTTTTCCCGAGAGATAGCATCTATGGAAATTTTATCCCGATGA
- a CDS encoding DUF2986 domain-containing protein, with product MNRKKKINQTLIAKDKKKKAKLHGSNKPKYVSKADRERLAQLAVADGPELGSSDAVVSEHQPAN from the coding sequence ATGAACAGAAAGAAGAAAATCAATCAGACCCTGATTGCCAAAGACAAAAAGAAGAAAGCCAAGCTCCACGGCAGCAATAAGCCAAAGTATGTTTCCAAAGCAGACAGGGAGAGGTTGGCACAGCTGGCGGTTGCTGATGGACCCGAGCTTGGTTCAAGCGATGCCGTGGTGAGTGAGCATCAACCTGCCAACTGA